In the Gasterosteus aculeatus chromosome X, fGasAcu3.hap1.1, whole genome shotgun sequence genome, one interval contains:
- the LOC120812407 gene encoding histone H3, producing MARTKQTARKSTGGKAPRKQLATKAARKSAPATGGVKKPHRYRPGTVALREIRRYQKSTELLIRKLPFQRLVREIAQDFKTDLRFQSSAVMALQESSEAYLVGLFEDTNLCAIHAKRVTIMPKDIQLARRIRGERA from the coding sequence ATGGCACGAACCAAGCAGACCGCCCGTAAGTCCACCGGAGGCAAagcccccaggaagcagctggccacCAAGGCCGCCCGCAAGAGCGCCCCGGCCACCGGCGGCGTGAAGAAGCCTCACCGGTACAGGCCCGGTACCGTGGCCCTGAGGGAGATCCGTCGCTACCAGaagtccacggagctgctgatccgcaagctgcccttccagcgtctggtgagagagatcgctcaggacttcaagaccgacctgcgcttccagagctccgccgttatggctctgcaggagtccagcgaggcttacctggtgggcctgttcgaggacaccaacctgtgcgccatccacgccaagagggtcaccatcatgcccaaagacatccagctggcccgccGCATCCGCGGGGAGCGAGCTTGA